The following proteins are co-located in the Eleginops maclovinus isolate JMC-PN-2008 ecotype Puerto Natales chromosome 1, JC_Emac_rtc_rv5, whole genome shotgun sequence genome:
- the rcc2 gene encoding protein RCC2 homolog, which yields MPRKKVTDVSGNGGVKKKRTSGKRKEREFSSDDEFDFEQENNKKPGKPASKSGLQPVTVADDVKEKIKLDCSKVKGQLLIFGATNWDLIGRKEVPKQQAAFRNLGQNLWGPHRYGCLNDVQVSCVVAGPCAAHSLLMTSEGKLWSWGRNEKGQLGHGDTKRLEAPKLIEALADYVIVAAACGRNHTLALTENGTAYSFGENKLGQLGQGNQTDAVLSPAPISYNGQPLVKVACGAEFSMVVDCKGNLYSFGCPEYGQLGHNSDGKFIARAQRIEFDCELIARRVAIFIEKSKDGQVMPVPNVVVRDVACGSNHTLVLDSQKRVFSWGFGGYGRLGHTEQKDEMVPRLVKLFDFPGRGASQICSGYQCSFAVSEMGGLFFWGVTNTSRESTMYPKAVQDLCGWKIRSLSCGKSSIIVAADESTISWGPSPTFGELGYGDNKPKSSTTAQEVKTLDGVYVEQVVMGYCHSLLIARQDTEQEQERLKKLPEYNPRTL from the exons ATGCCCCGCAAGAAGGTGACAGATGTCTCAGGGAATGGTGGGGTGAAAAAGAAGCGGACCAGCGgcaagaggaaagagagagaattcAGTAGTGACGATGAGTTTGACTTCgaacaggaaaacaacaagaaaCCTGGCAAGCCTGCTTCCAAGTCCGGCCTGCAGCCTGTCACTGTGGCCGACGACGTCAAAGAGAAAATA AAACTTGATTGCTCAAAGGTTAAAGGTCAACTGCTGATCTTTGGAGCAACCAACTGGGATTTGATTGGAAGAAAGGAGGTGCCTAAACAACAAG ctGCTTTTCGCAACCTGGGCCAGAATCTGTGGGGTCCTCACCGCTACGGCTGTCTGAATGATGTCCAGGTGAGCTGTGTGGTGGCCGGGCCCTGCGCTGCACACAGTCTGCTCATGACCTCAGAGGGCAAGCTGTGGAGCTGGG GTCGGAATGAAAAAGGTCAGTTGGGTCATGGAGACACCAAGCGTCTGGAGGCTCCCAAGTTGATCGAGGCCCTGGCTGATTATGTGATTGTTGCTGCAGCCTGTGGACGCAACCACACACTGGCACTCACAG AGAATGGCACTGCATACTCTTTTGGTGAGAACAAGCTGGGTCAGCTTGGCCAAGGCAACCAGACGGATGCAGTGCTCAGCCCAGCACCG ATTTCCTACAACGGACAGCCCCTGGTGAAGGTGGCCTGTGGAGCTGAGTTCAGCATGGTGGTGGACTGCAAAGGAAACCTGTACTCCTTCGGCTGCCCCGAGTACGGACAGCTGG GTCATAACAGTGATGGAAAGTTCATCGCTCGTGCCCAGCGCATCGAGTTCGATTGCGAACTCATCGCTCGCCGTGTCGCCATCTTCATTGAGAAGTCCAAGGATGGCCAGGTCATGCCAGTGCCCAACGTGGTGGTCCGAGACGTGGCCTGCGGGTCTAACCACACG ctGGTGCTGGACTCTCAGAAGCGGGTGTTCAGCTGGGGGTTCGGGGGTTACGGCCGCCTGGGTCACACAGAGCAGAAAGACGAGATGGTTCCCCGGCTCGTCAAACTGTTTGACTTCCCTGGACGTGGCGCCAGTCAGATCTGTAGCGGATACCAGTGCTCCTTCGCTGTCAGTGAGATGG ggGGGCTGTTTTTCTGGGGTGTGACAAACACTTCCAGAGAGTCCACCATGTACCCCAAAGCTGTGCAGGATCTGTGTGGCTGGAAGATACGCAGCCTGTCCTGTGG GAAGAGCAGCATTATTGTTGCTGCAGATGAGAGTACAATCAGCTGGGGCCCCTCGCCCACATTTGGAGAGCTG GGATATGGAGACAACAAACCAAAATCCTCCACCACCGCCCAGGAGGTGAAGACCTTGGATGGGGTCTACGTTGAGCAG gtgGTGATGGGCTACTGTCACTCTCTGCTGATTGCCAGGCAGGACACTGAGCAGGAACAGGAGAGACTGAAAAAGCTGCCAGAATACAACCCCCGAACACTCTGA
- the LOC134869134 gene encoding large ribosomal subunit protein eL22 isoform X1 has translation MAPIQKKQNTGKGGKKKKQVLKFTLDCTHPVEDGIMDAANFEQFLQERIKVNGKAGNLGNGVVSIERSKSKITVSSEVPFSKRYLKYLTKKYLKKNNLRDWLRVVANTKESYELRYFQINQDEEEEEDED, from the exons ATGGCGCCTATT cAGAAAAAGCAGAACACCGGCAAAGGTggtaagaagaagaagcaggTCCTGAAGTTCACCCTGGACTGCACACATCCTGTGGAAGATGGCATCATGGACGCAGCCAACTTT GAGCAGTTTCTTCAGGAGCGCATCAAAGTGAACGGGAAAGCCGGTAACCTGGGTAACGGTGTGGTCTCCATCGAGAGGAGCAAGAGCAAGATCACAGTGTCCTCTGAGGTGCCCTTCTCCAAAAG ATACCTTAAGTACTTGACCAAGAAGTACCTGAAGAAGAACAATCTTCGCGACTGGCTGCGTGTTGTGGCTAACACCAAGGAGAGCTACGAGCTGCGCTACTTCCAGATCAaccaggatgaagaggaggaggaagatgaagattAA
- the LOC134869134 gene encoding large ribosomal subunit protein eL22 isoform X2, which yields MAPIKKQNTGKGGKKKKQVLKFTLDCTHPVEDGIMDAANFEQFLQERIKVNGKAGNLGNGVVSIERSKSKITVSSEVPFSKRYLKYLTKKYLKKNNLRDWLRVVANTKESYELRYFQINQDEEEEEDED from the exons ATGGCGCCTATT AAAAAGCAGAACACCGGCAAAGGTggtaagaagaagaagcaggTCCTGAAGTTCACCCTGGACTGCACACATCCTGTGGAAGATGGCATCATGGACGCAGCCAACTTT GAGCAGTTTCTTCAGGAGCGCATCAAAGTGAACGGGAAAGCCGGTAACCTGGGTAACGGTGTGGTCTCCATCGAGAGGAGCAAGAGCAAGATCACAGTGTCCTCTGAGGTGCCCTTCTCCAAAAG ATACCTTAAGTACTTGACCAAGAAGTACCTGAAGAAGAACAATCTTCGCGACTGGCTGCGTGTTGTGGCTAACACCAAGGAGAGCTACGAGCTGCGCTACTTCCAGATCAaccaggatgaagaggaggaggaagatgaagattAA